One genomic segment of Candidatus Krumholzibacteriia bacterium includes these proteins:
- a CDS encoding bifunctional nuclease family protein: MVEVKVGGLLPDPKNPGSHILLLKIPGVTRYLPIWIGPAEASSINMALRNQVFERPLTHDLLQHVIHGLGAVVARVVITTIEDSTFFARIFLERDQEILSIDARPSDSIALAVRVKCPIYLTQALLESQQDHLIEIQEAPPPESAAAEAEPEGAVHDSLEELMRQVERGEAGAGEEPADEADEDDEDDEKED, encoded by the coding sequence ATGGTCGAGGTCAAGGTCGGCGGTCTGCTGCCCGACCCCAAGAACCCGGGCAGTCACATCCTGCTGCTCAAGATCCCGGGCGTGACACGCTATCTACCGATCTGGATCGGTCCTGCCGAGGCCAGTTCGATCAACATGGCGCTGCGCAACCAGGTCTTCGAACGCCCGCTGACGCACGATCTGCTGCAACACGTGATCCACGGCCTCGGGGCGGTGGTGGCCCGCGTGGTGATCACCACGATCGAGGACAGCACCTTCTTCGCTCGGATCTTCCTCGAGCGCGACCAGGAGATCCTGTCGATCGACGCGCGGCCGAGCGATTCGATCGCCCTCGCGGTACGGGTGAAGTGTCCCATCTATCTCACGCAGGCACTGCTCGAGAGTCAGCAGGACCACCTGATCGAGATCCAGGAGGCGCCGCCTCCGGAGAGTGCAGCCGCCGAAGCCGAGCCCGAGGGCGCGGTCCACGACTCGCTCGAGGAACTCATGCGCCAGGTCGAGCGAGGCGAGGCGGGAGCGGGCGAGGAGCCGGCCGACGAAGCCGACGAAGACGACGAAGACGACGAGAAGGAGGACTGA